One Oryza sativa Japonica Group chromosome 8, ASM3414082v1 DNA window includes the following coding sequences:
- the LOC4344961 gene encoding VIN3-like protein 2 isoform X7: MDPGKHNGMSLKDRRELVYEVSQWPQGASEILQCWTRRDLLELICAELGKERKYTNVPKSKMIAYLLKLVLRKNGQPKDDNANASILGQNNKDDTEKKENEEQPHHFSRSAKSDSSMCREAQAGSTAVCRNVACQATLNSGDAYCKRCSCCICHKYDENKDPSLWLVCSSDTPYSGYSCGTSCHLKCALKNKKAGIFKNGCNKKSDGSFYCVWCGKMNWLMRNLRKQLAIARESRRVDVLCERLSLTHKMVKGSERYRELANIINSAVKILEKEVGCALDQVSAITGRGIVNRLCCGADVQKLCSCALEMVDSTLSSTLDFETNNNLEAPGPQPQVFFVEITPFSVLVVLKYQDNIAEEIDGCKVWHRSANMANYPAEPTCHVLRPNTRSLFSGLSPSTEYFFKVLPFGCSQGYGEWEVKCSTRSLNHGSSQCSTQNSESMSIKEDLEQHQKNELNLKNKQWWGIQYDSPSANSNENDVCPDLHPKRAKLAKLDGASDNDESQLLPTSEVLPFMSSNSSLSEVPSKPDWVSSTPDSACKNHVERQYEYSVKVIRWLEHEGHMDKDFRVKFLTWFSLKASAQERRIVNAFVDALVSDPASLVAQLIDSFMEVVCSKEKPAQPNGF, from the exons ATGGACCCGGGAAAACACAATGGAATGAGTCTGAAGGACAGAAGAGAATTAGTATATGAAGTTTCACAATGGCCACAAGGTGCCTCTGAGATTTTACAATGTTGGACTCGCAGAGATCTTCTTGAGCTTATCTGTGCTGAGTTGGGCAAGGAGAGGAAATACACTAATGTTCCAAAATCTAAAATGATTGCTTATCTGTTAAAATTAGTTTTACGAAAGAATGGACAGCCAAAGGATGATAATGCAAATGCTTCAATTTTGGGGCAGAATAACAAAGATGAcacagagaagaaagaaaatgagGAACAGCCACATCATTTCAGCAGAAGTGCAAAGTCTGACTCATCAATGTGCAGAGAGGCCCAAGCTGGTAGCACAGCGGTATGCCGAAATGTTGCATGCCAGGCTACTTTGAACTCTGGAGATGCGTATTGCAAGCGTTGCTCTTGCTGCATTTGCCATAAATATGATGAGAACAAAGATCCTAGCTTATGGTTGGTTTGCAGCTCTGATACACCGTACTCTGGCTATTCATGCGGCACATCATGCCACCTAAAGTGTGCTCTAAAGAATAAAAAAGCTGGCATTTTCAAGAATGGGTGCAACAAGAAGTCAGATGGTAGTTTTTACTGTGTTTGGTGTGGGAAGATGAACTGGCTAATGAG GAATCTGCGTAAGCAGCTGGCAATTGCAAGAGAATCTAGAAGAGTTGATGTACTGTGTGAGCGTTTGTCACTGACTCATAAAATGGTGAAAGGGTCTGAACGTTACAGGGAACTGGCAAACATAATCAACTCAGCTGTGAAAATACTTGAGAAAGAAGTTGGTTGTGCATTAGATCAAGTGTCTGCAATCACGGGGCGGGGCATCGTGAACCGGCTTTGTTGTGGTGCTGATGTTCAAAAACTTTGTTCATGTGCACTAGAAATGGTAGACTCCACATTGAGTAGCACCCTGGACTTCGAAACAAACAATAATCTGGAAGCGCCAG GTCCCCAGCCTCAAGTATTTTTTGTGGAGATTACTCCATTTTCTGTGCTTGTTGTATTGAAGTACCAGGATAATATCGCTGAGGAGATTGATGGTTGCAAAGTTTGGCACCGAAGTGCAAACATGGCCAACTATCCAGCAGAGCCCACTTGCCACGTTCTTAGACCAAATACAAGGAGTCTTTTTTCAGGTCTAAGCCCTTCTACTGAGTATTTCTTCAAGGTTTTGCCTTTTGGCTGTTCACAGGGATATGGCGAATGGGAGGTAAAATGCTCTACACGAAGCCTTAACCATGGCAGCAGCCAGTGCTCAACACAGAATTCCGAGAGTATGTCCATCAAGGAGGATTTGGAGCAGCATCAGAAAAATGAGTTGAATCTGAAGAACAAGCAGTGGTGGGGCATTCAATATGACTCACCCTCGGCAAACTCGAATGAGAACGATGTGTGTCCTGACCTGCACCCTAAGCGAGCTAAGCTCGCAAAGTTGGACGGTGCAAGTGACAACGACGAAAGCCAGTTGCTGCCAACATCAGAAGTTTTACCATTCATGAGCTCTAATTCTTCACTTTCAGAAGTTCCAAGCAAACCTGACTGGGTTAGCAGCACCCCAGATTCCGCCTGCAAGAACCATGTTGAGAGGCAGTATGAATACAGTGTGAAGGTCATTAGATGGCTGGAGCATGAAGGGCACATGGACAAGGATTTCCGCGTGAAGTTCCTCACATGGTTTAGCCTGAAGGCGTCGGCACAGGAGCGACGCATTGTGAACGCCTTCGTAGATGCTCTGGTGAGTGATCCTGCGAGCCTGGTAGCACAACTGATTGATTCGTTTATGGAGGTTGTCTGCAGCAAGGAGAAGCCTGCTCAGCCGAATG GTTTCTGa
- the LOC4344961 gene encoding VIN3-like protein 2 isoform X2, producing MLNKGFFMDPGKHNGMSLKDRRELVYEVSQWPQGASEILQCWTRRDLLELICAELGKERKYTNVPKSKMIAYLLKLVLRKNGQPKDDNANASILGQNNKDDTEKKENEEQPHHFSRSAKSDSSMCREAQAGSTAVCRNVACQATLNSGDAYCKRCSCCICHKYDENKDPSLWLVCSSDTPYSGYSCGTSCHLKCALKNKKAGIFKNGCNKKSDGSFYCVWCGKMNWLMRNLRKQLAIARESRRVDVLCERLSLTHKMVKGSERYRELANIINSAVKILEKEVGCALDQVSAITGRGIVNRLCCGADVQKLCSCALEMVDSTLSSTLDFETNNNLEAPEILSTFAGPQPQVFFVEITPFSVLVVLKYQDNIAEEIDGCKVWHRSANMANYPAEPTCHVLRPNTRSLFSGLSPSTEYFFKVLPFGCSQGYGEWEVKCSTRSLNHGSSQCSTQNSESMSIKEDLEQHQKNELNLKNKQWWGIQYDSPSANSNENDVCPDLHPKRAKLAKLDGASDNDESQLLPTSEVLPFMSSNSSLSEVPSKPDWVSSTPDSACKNHVERQYEYSVKVIRWLEHEGHMDKDFRVKFLTWFSLKASAQERRIVNAFVDALVSDPASLVAQLIDSFMEVVCSKEKPAQPNGF from the exons GATTTTTCATGGACCCGGGAAAACACAATGGAATGAGTCTGAAGGACAGAAGAGAATTAGTATATGAAGTTTCACAATGGCCACAAGGTGCCTCTGAGATTTTACAATGTTGGACTCGCAGAGATCTTCTTGAGCTTATCTGTGCTGAGTTGGGCAAGGAGAGGAAATACACTAATGTTCCAAAATCTAAAATGATTGCTTATCTGTTAAAATTAGTTTTACGAAAGAATGGACAGCCAAAGGATGATAATGCAAATGCTTCAATTTTGGGGCAGAATAACAAAGATGAcacagagaagaaagaaaatgagGAACAGCCACATCATTTCAGCAGAAGTGCAAAGTCTGACTCATCAATGTGCAGAGAGGCCCAAGCTGGTAGCACAGCGGTATGCCGAAATGTTGCATGCCAGGCTACTTTGAACTCTGGAGATGCGTATTGCAAGCGTTGCTCTTGCTGCATTTGCCATAAATATGATGAGAACAAAGATCCTAGCTTATGGTTGGTTTGCAGCTCTGATACACCGTACTCTGGCTATTCATGCGGCACATCATGCCACCTAAAGTGTGCTCTAAAGAATAAAAAAGCTGGCATTTTCAAGAATGGGTGCAACAAGAAGTCAGATGGTAGTTTTTACTGTGTTTGGTGTGGGAAGATGAACTGGCTAATGAG GAATCTGCGTAAGCAGCTGGCAATTGCAAGAGAATCTAGAAGAGTTGATGTACTGTGTGAGCGTTTGTCACTGACTCATAAAATGGTGAAAGGGTCTGAACGTTACAGGGAACTGGCAAACATAATCAACTCAGCTGTGAAAATACTTGAGAAAGAAGTTGGTTGTGCATTAGATCAAGTGTCTGCAATCACGGGGCGGGGCATCGTGAACCGGCTTTGTTGTGGTGCTGATGTTCAAAAACTTTGTTCATGTGCACTAGAAATGGTAGACTCCACATTGAGTAGCACCCTGGACTTCGAAACAAACAATAATCTGGAAGCGCCAG AGATTTTATCCACTTTTGCAGGTCCCCAGCCTCAAGTATTTTTTGTGGAGATTACTCCATTTTCTGTGCTTGTTGTATTGAAGTACCAGGATAATATCGCTGAGGAGATTGATGGTTGCAAAGTTTGGCACCGAAGTGCAAACATGGCCAACTATCCAGCAGAGCCCACTTGCCACGTTCTTAGACCAAATACAAGGAGTCTTTTTTCAGGTCTAAGCCCTTCTACTGAGTATTTCTTCAAGGTTTTGCCTTTTGGCTGTTCACAGGGATATGGCGAATGGGAGGTAAAATGCTCTACACGAAGCCTTAACCATGGCAGCAGCCAGTGCTCAACACAGAATTCCGAGAGTATGTCCATCAAGGAGGATTTGGAGCAGCATCAGAAAAATGAGTTGAATCTGAAGAACAAGCAGTGGTGGGGCATTCAATATGACTCACCCTCGGCAAACTCGAATGAGAACGATGTGTGTCCTGACCTGCACCCTAAGCGAGCTAAGCTCGCAAAGTTGGACGGTGCAAGTGACAACGACGAAAGCCAGTTGCTGCCAACATCAGAAGTTTTACCATTCATGAGCTCTAATTCTTCACTTTCAGAAGTTCCAAGCAAACCTGACTGGGTTAGCAGCACCCCAGATTCCGCCTGCAAGAACCATGTTGAGAGGCAGTATGAATACAGTGTGAAGGTCATTAGATGGCTGGAGCATGAAGGGCACATGGACAAGGATTTCCGCGTGAAGTTCCTCACATGGTTTAGCCTGAAGGCGTCGGCACAGGAGCGACGCATTGTGAACGCCTTCGTAGATGCTCTGGTGAGTGATCCTGCGAGCCTGGTAGCACAACTGATTGATTCGTTTATGGAGGTTGTCTGCAGCAAGGAGAAGCCTGCTCAGCCGAATG GTTTCTGa
- the LOC4344961 gene encoding VIN3-like protein 2 isoform X1 has product MLNKGFFMDPGKHNGMSLKDRRELVYEVSQWPQGASEILQCWTRRDLLELICAELGKERKYTNVPKSKMIAYLLKLVLRKNGQPKDDNANASILGQNNKDDTEKKENEEQPHHFSRSAKSDSSMCREAQAGSTAVCRNVACQATLNSGDAYCKRCSCCICHKYDENKDPSLWLVCSSDTPYSGYSCGTSCHLKCALKNKKAGIFKNGCNKKSDGSFYCVWCGKMNWLMRNLRKQLAIARESRRVDVLCERLSLTHKMVKGSERYRELANIINSAVKILEKEVGCALDQVSAITGRGIVNRLCCGADVQKLCSCALEMVDSTLSSTLDFETNNNLEAPEILSTFAGPQPQVFFVEITPFSVLVVLKYQDNIAEEIDGCKVWHRSANMANYPAEPTCHVLRPNTRSLFSGLSPSTEYFFKVLPFGCSQGYGEWEVKCSTRSLNHGSSQCSTQNSESMSIKEDLEQHQKNELNLKNKQWWGIQYDSPSANSNENDVCPDLHPKRAKLAKLDGASDNDESQLLPTSEVLPFMSSNSSLSEVPSKPDWVSSTPDSACKNHVERQYEYSVKVIRWLEHEGHMDKDFRVKFLTWFSLKASAQERRIVNAFVDALVSDPASLVAQLIDSFMEVVCSKEKPAQPNGGCCNLWH; this is encoded by the exons GATTTTTCATGGACCCGGGAAAACACAATGGAATGAGTCTGAAGGACAGAAGAGAATTAGTATATGAAGTTTCACAATGGCCACAAGGTGCCTCTGAGATTTTACAATGTTGGACTCGCAGAGATCTTCTTGAGCTTATCTGTGCTGAGTTGGGCAAGGAGAGGAAATACACTAATGTTCCAAAATCTAAAATGATTGCTTATCTGTTAAAATTAGTTTTACGAAAGAATGGACAGCCAAAGGATGATAATGCAAATGCTTCAATTTTGGGGCAGAATAACAAAGATGAcacagagaagaaagaaaatgagGAACAGCCACATCATTTCAGCAGAAGTGCAAAGTCTGACTCATCAATGTGCAGAGAGGCCCAAGCTGGTAGCACAGCGGTATGCCGAAATGTTGCATGCCAGGCTACTTTGAACTCTGGAGATGCGTATTGCAAGCGTTGCTCTTGCTGCATTTGCCATAAATATGATGAGAACAAAGATCCTAGCTTATGGTTGGTTTGCAGCTCTGATACACCGTACTCTGGCTATTCATGCGGCACATCATGCCACCTAAAGTGTGCTCTAAAGAATAAAAAAGCTGGCATTTTCAAGAATGGGTGCAACAAGAAGTCAGATGGTAGTTTTTACTGTGTTTGGTGTGGGAAGATGAACTGGCTAATGAG GAATCTGCGTAAGCAGCTGGCAATTGCAAGAGAATCTAGAAGAGTTGATGTACTGTGTGAGCGTTTGTCACTGACTCATAAAATGGTGAAAGGGTCTGAACGTTACAGGGAACTGGCAAACATAATCAACTCAGCTGTGAAAATACTTGAGAAAGAAGTTGGTTGTGCATTAGATCAAGTGTCTGCAATCACGGGGCGGGGCATCGTGAACCGGCTTTGTTGTGGTGCTGATGTTCAAAAACTTTGTTCATGTGCACTAGAAATGGTAGACTCCACATTGAGTAGCACCCTGGACTTCGAAACAAACAATAATCTGGAAGCGCCAG AGATTTTATCCACTTTTGCAGGTCCCCAGCCTCAAGTATTTTTTGTGGAGATTACTCCATTTTCTGTGCTTGTTGTATTGAAGTACCAGGATAATATCGCTGAGGAGATTGATGGTTGCAAAGTTTGGCACCGAAGTGCAAACATGGCCAACTATCCAGCAGAGCCCACTTGCCACGTTCTTAGACCAAATACAAGGAGTCTTTTTTCAGGTCTAAGCCCTTCTACTGAGTATTTCTTCAAGGTTTTGCCTTTTGGCTGTTCACAGGGATATGGCGAATGGGAGGTAAAATGCTCTACACGAAGCCTTAACCATGGCAGCAGCCAGTGCTCAACACAGAATTCCGAGAGTATGTCCATCAAGGAGGATTTGGAGCAGCATCAGAAAAATGAGTTGAATCTGAAGAACAAGCAGTGGTGGGGCATTCAATATGACTCACCCTCGGCAAACTCGAATGAGAACGATGTGTGTCCTGACCTGCACCCTAAGCGAGCTAAGCTCGCAAAGTTGGACGGTGCAAGTGACAACGACGAAAGCCAGTTGCTGCCAACATCAGAAGTTTTACCATTCATGAGCTCTAATTCTTCACTTTCAGAAGTTCCAAGCAAACCTGACTGGGTTAGCAGCACCCCAGATTCCGCCTGCAAGAACCATGTTGAGAGGCAGTATGAATACAGTGTGAAGGTCATTAGATGGCTGGAGCATGAAGGGCACATGGACAAGGATTTCCGCGTGAAGTTCCTCACATGGTTTAGCCTGAAGGCGTCGGCACAGGAGCGACGCATTGTGAACGCCTTCGTAGATGCTCTGGTGAGTGATCCTGCGAGCCTGGTAGCACAACTGATTGATTCGTTTATGGAGGTTGTCTGCAGCAAGGAGAAGCCTGCTCAGCCGAATGGTGGGTGCTGCAACCTTTGGCATTAG
- the LOC4344961 gene encoding VIN3-like protein 2 isoform X5 produces MLNKGFFMDPGKHNGMSLKDRRELVYEVSQWPQGASEILQCWTRRDLLELICAELGKERKYTNVPKSKMIAYLLKLVLRKNGQPKDDNANASILGQNNKDDTEKKENEEQPHHFSRSAKSDSSMCREAQAGSTAVCRNVACQATLNSGDAYCKRCSCCICHKYDENKDPSLWLVCSSDTPYSGYSCGTSCHLKCALKNKKAGIFKNGCNKKSDGSFYCVWCGKMNWLMRNLRKQLAIARESRRVDVLCERLSLTHKMVKGSERYRELANIINSAVKILEKEVGCALDQVSAITGRGIVNRLCCGADVQKLCSCALEMVDSTLSSTLDFETNNNLEAPGPQPQVFFVEITPFSVLVVLKYQDNIAEEIDGCKVWHRSANMANYPAEPTCHVLRPNTRSLFSGLSPSTEYFFKVLPFGCSQGYGEWEVKCSTRSLNHGSSQCSTQNSESMSIKEDLEQHQKNELNLKNKQWWGIQYDSPSANSNENDVCPDLHPKRAKLAKLDGASDNDESQLLPTSEVLPFMSSNSSLSEVPSKPDWVSSTPDSACKNHVERQYEYSVKVIRWLEHEGHMDKDFRVKFLTWFSLKASAQERRIVNAFVDALVSDPASLVAQLIDSFMEVVCSKEKPAQPNGF; encoded by the exons GATTTTTCATGGACCCGGGAAAACACAATGGAATGAGTCTGAAGGACAGAAGAGAATTAGTATATGAAGTTTCACAATGGCCACAAGGTGCCTCTGAGATTTTACAATGTTGGACTCGCAGAGATCTTCTTGAGCTTATCTGTGCTGAGTTGGGCAAGGAGAGGAAATACACTAATGTTCCAAAATCTAAAATGATTGCTTATCTGTTAAAATTAGTTTTACGAAAGAATGGACAGCCAAAGGATGATAATGCAAATGCTTCAATTTTGGGGCAGAATAACAAAGATGAcacagagaagaaagaaaatgagGAACAGCCACATCATTTCAGCAGAAGTGCAAAGTCTGACTCATCAATGTGCAGAGAGGCCCAAGCTGGTAGCACAGCGGTATGCCGAAATGTTGCATGCCAGGCTACTTTGAACTCTGGAGATGCGTATTGCAAGCGTTGCTCTTGCTGCATTTGCCATAAATATGATGAGAACAAAGATCCTAGCTTATGGTTGGTTTGCAGCTCTGATACACCGTACTCTGGCTATTCATGCGGCACATCATGCCACCTAAAGTGTGCTCTAAAGAATAAAAAAGCTGGCATTTTCAAGAATGGGTGCAACAAGAAGTCAGATGGTAGTTTTTACTGTGTTTGGTGTGGGAAGATGAACTGGCTAATGAG GAATCTGCGTAAGCAGCTGGCAATTGCAAGAGAATCTAGAAGAGTTGATGTACTGTGTGAGCGTTTGTCACTGACTCATAAAATGGTGAAAGGGTCTGAACGTTACAGGGAACTGGCAAACATAATCAACTCAGCTGTGAAAATACTTGAGAAAGAAGTTGGTTGTGCATTAGATCAAGTGTCTGCAATCACGGGGCGGGGCATCGTGAACCGGCTTTGTTGTGGTGCTGATGTTCAAAAACTTTGTTCATGTGCACTAGAAATGGTAGACTCCACATTGAGTAGCACCCTGGACTTCGAAACAAACAATAATCTGGAAGCGCCAG GTCCCCAGCCTCAAGTATTTTTTGTGGAGATTACTCCATTTTCTGTGCTTGTTGTATTGAAGTACCAGGATAATATCGCTGAGGAGATTGATGGTTGCAAAGTTTGGCACCGAAGTGCAAACATGGCCAACTATCCAGCAGAGCCCACTTGCCACGTTCTTAGACCAAATACAAGGAGTCTTTTTTCAGGTCTAAGCCCTTCTACTGAGTATTTCTTCAAGGTTTTGCCTTTTGGCTGTTCACAGGGATATGGCGAATGGGAGGTAAAATGCTCTACACGAAGCCTTAACCATGGCAGCAGCCAGTGCTCAACACAGAATTCCGAGAGTATGTCCATCAAGGAGGATTTGGAGCAGCATCAGAAAAATGAGTTGAATCTGAAGAACAAGCAGTGGTGGGGCATTCAATATGACTCACCCTCGGCAAACTCGAATGAGAACGATGTGTGTCCTGACCTGCACCCTAAGCGAGCTAAGCTCGCAAAGTTGGACGGTGCAAGTGACAACGACGAAAGCCAGTTGCTGCCAACATCAGAAGTTTTACCATTCATGAGCTCTAATTCTTCACTTTCAGAAGTTCCAAGCAAACCTGACTGGGTTAGCAGCACCCCAGATTCCGCCTGCAAGAACCATGTTGAGAGGCAGTATGAATACAGTGTGAAGGTCATTAGATGGCTGGAGCATGAAGGGCACATGGACAAGGATTTCCGCGTGAAGTTCCTCACATGGTTTAGCCTGAAGGCGTCGGCACAGGAGCGACGCATTGTGAACGCCTTCGTAGATGCTCTGGTGAGTGATCCTGCGAGCCTGGTAGCACAACTGATTGATTCGTTTATGGAGGTTGTCTGCAGCAAGGAGAAGCCTGCTCAGCCGAATG GTTTCTGa
- the LOC4344961 gene encoding VIN3-like protein 2 isoform X6, protein MDPGKHNGMSLKDRRELVYEVSQWPQGASEILQCWTRRDLLELICAELGKERKYTNVPKSKMIAYLLKLVLRKNGQPKDDNANASILGQNNKDDTEKKENEEQPHHFSRSAKSDSSMCREAQAGSTAVCRNVACQATLNSGDAYCKRCSCCICHKYDENKDPSLWLVCSSDTPYSGYSCGTSCHLKCALKNKKAGIFKNGCNKKSDGSFYCVWCGKMNWLMRNLRKQLAIARESRRVDVLCERLSLTHKMVKGSERYRELANIINSAVKILEKEVGCALDQVSAITGRGIVNRLCCGADVQKLCSCALEMVDSTLSSTLDFETNNNLEAPGPQPQVFFVEITPFSVLVVLKYQDNIAEEIDGCKVWHRSANMANYPAEPTCHVLRPNTRSLFSGLSPSTEYFFKVLPFGCSQGYGEWEVKCSTRSLNHGSSQCSTQNSESMSIKEDLEQHQKNELNLKNKQWWGIQYDSPSANSNENDVCPDLHPKRAKLAKLDGASDNDESQLLPTSEVLPFMSSNSSLSEVPSKPDWVSSTPDSACKNHVERQYEYSVKVIRWLEHEGHMDKDFRVKFLTWFSLKASAQERRIVNAFVDALVSDPASLVAQLIDSFMEVVCSKEKPAQPNGGCCNLWH, encoded by the exons ATGGACCCGGGAAAACACAATGGAATGAGTCTGAAGGACAGAAGAGAATTAGTATATGAAGTTTCACAATGGCCACAAGGTGCCTCTGAGATTTTACAATGTTGGACTCGCAGAGATCTTCTTGAGCTTATCTGTGCTGAGTTGGGCAAGGAGAGGAAATACACTAATGTTCCAAAATCTAAAATGATTGCTTATCTGTTAAAATTAGTTTTACGAAAGAATGGACAGCCAAAGGATGATAATGCAAATGCTTCAATTTTGGGGCAGAATAACAAAGATGAcacagagaagaaagaaaatgagGAACAGCCACATCATTTCAGCAGAAGTGCAAAGTCTGACTCATCAATGTGCAGAGAGGCCCAAGCTGGTAGCACAGCGGTATGCCGAAATGTTGCATGCCAGGCTACTTTGAACTCTGGAGATGCGTATTGCAAGCGTTGCTCTTGCTGCATTTGCCATAAATATGATGAGAACAAAGATCCTAGCTTATGGTTGGTTTGCAGCTCTGATACACCGTACTCTGGCTATTCATGCGGCACATCATGCCACCTAAAGTGTGCTCTAAAGAATAAAAAAGCTGGCATTTTCAAGAATGGGTGCAACAAGAAGTCAGATGGTAGTTTTTACTGTGTTTGGTGTGGGAAGATGAACTGGCTAATGAG GAATCTGCGTAAGCAGCTGGCAATTGCAAGAGAATCTAGAAGAGTTGATGTACTGTGTGAGCGTTTGTCACTGACTCATAAAATGGTGAAAGGGTCTGAACGTTACAGGGAACTGGCAAACATAATCAACTCAGCTGTGAAAATACTTGAGAAAGAAGTTGGTTGTGCATTAGATCAAGTGTCTGCAATCACGGGGCGGGGCATCGTGAACCGGCTTTGTTGTGGTGCTGATGTTCAAAAACTTTGTTCATGTGCACTAGAAATGGTAGACTCCACATTGAGTAGCACCCTGGACTTCGAAACAAACAATAATCTGGAAGCGCCAG GTCCCCAGCCTCAAGTATTTTTTGTGGAGATTACTCCATTTTCTGTGCTTGTTGTATTGAAGTACCAGGATAATATCGCTGAGGAGATTGATGGTTGCAAAGTTTGGCACCGAAGTGCAAACATGGCCAACTATCCAGCAGAGCCCACTTGCCACGTTCTTAGACCAAATACAAGGAGTCTTTTTTCAGGTCTAAGCCCTTCTACTGAGTATTTCTTCAAGGTTTTGCCTTTTGGCTGTTCACAGGGATATGGCGAATGGGAGGTAAAATGCTCTACACGAAGCCTTAACCATGGCAGCAGCCAGTGCTCAACACAGAATTCCGAGAGTATGTCCATCAAGGAGGATTTGGAGCAGCATCAGAAAAATGAGTTGAATCTGAAGAACAAGCAGTGGTGGGGCATTCAATATGACTCACCCTCGGCAAACTCGAATGAGAACGATGTGTGTCCTGACCTGCACCCTAAGCGAGCTAAGCTCGCAAAGTTGGACGGTGCAAGTGACAACGACGAAAGCCAGTTGCTGCCAACATCAGAAGTTTTACCATTCATGAGCTCTAATTCTTCACTTTCAGAAGTTCCAAGCAAACCTGACTGGGTTAGCAGCACCCCAGATTCCGCCTGCAAGAACCATGTTGAGAGGCAGTATGAATACAGTGTGAAGGTCATTAGATGGCTGGAGCATGAAGGGCACATGGACAAGGATTTCCGCGTGAAGTTCCTCACATGGTTTAGCCTGAAGGCGTCGGCACAGGAGCGACGCATTGTGAACGCCTTCGTAGATGCTCTGGTGAGTGATCCTGCGAGCCTGGTAGCACAACTGATTGATTCGTTTATGGAGGTTGTCTGCAGCAAGGAGAAGCCTGCTCAGCCGAATGGTGGGTGCTGCAACCTTTGGCATTAG